One Bacilli bacterium genomic window, CGCCTTCCTGTTCGTCAAGCGTAATCTTTACCGGTTCGCCTGCCTTAACGTGGTATTCTTCCTGATCGTACTTGAAATTGGATGCGTGCAGTACGATTTCTGTATTCGCCGTGGCGTTTGTATTGTCGGAAGCCGCAGAGTTGTCGTCTTTGTTGCCTCCACATGCGGCGAGTGACAGTATCAAAGCCGCAGAAACAAGAGCAAGTGCTGCTTTTTTCATCGCGATTCCCCTCCAATTGAGATTGATTCTTATTCGTATCTGACAGTATTTATCTTAACAGATCGTGTCCTGATAGTTGTGACAAAATTGTGAACTTATTGACGGAAGTATGAACAAAAAAGGCCCGTTTCCGCAAAGCATGCACTAGCTTGCGGGAACGGGCCTTGCCGGAAAGAAATAGCGATTGTCGGGCTTACTTTGCTGTTTCGTTGCGGCCCCCGTTTTTTCCGGCTTCAAAGGGGTTGCTGATGGGTATAAACAAGTCGATAATCCCGATCACCAGCGCCGCCAAAATCGCACCGATCCAGGTGACTCTTACGCCGCCGACGACAAATTGCGCCAACCAAATGACCAACGCGCTGACGGCGAAGCCGACAATCCCCCGGCCAAACGGGGTAATCCGCTTGCCCCAGATGCCTTCAATGACCCAGCCGATCAAAGCGATGACCAGAGCAAGGAACAATGCGCTCCAAAAGCTGCCGACAGTAAATTGAGGAACAACAAATCCGACAAACATCAGTACAAGCGCCGCAACAATGAAACGGACAATTTGACCAAGGAAATTCATCCTGATTATTCCCTCCTGTATCCTGATCACATTTTCGTGCCTGTTAATCGGTGCCGACTTATTTTTCCCCGACAGTTTAAGTCCATGCAAGGGATTATCCGGCACAGCTTTAAAAGCGGATCAAGTTGCCGGAAAAATAGCTTCCTTGCCGACGGTTGGTTATAATATGGACAGAAATAAGTTGACGGAATGCTAAGGAAAGTGAACGAAGCGTGAATGAAAAATTGCTGCATATGCTGGAATTCGATAAAATCATCCGCAAATGCGCCGCGTTCGCCGCGACTTCTCTCGGGAAAGAACTGGTAACGGCGCTTGTGCCGTCGCCCGATTTGCAAGAGGTGAAGCGGCGTTTAACGGAGACGGATGAAGCAAGCCAGGTAATCCGGCTGAAAGGAGGAGCGCCGTTTGGCGGTATCCGCGATATCAGGGCGGCGGTAAAACGCGCGGCGAAAGGCGGCGTCATTTCGCCGCATGACTTGCTCGATATCGCCAATACGGCGGCTGCGGGGCGGAAACTGAAGCGTTTTTTATTGTCCGTGCATGACGATAAACCGATCCGATCGATTGCCGCGTTGGCTGCGCAATTGGCGGAATTGAAACCGCTCGAAGCATCGATTCAAAGCTGCATTGACGACTCCGGCCAGATTTTGGACAGCGCTTCCGCCGAACTCGCCCATATCCGAAGCGACATACGCGCAGGCGAAGCGCGGGTGCGGGAGAAGCTGGAACAAATGGTGCGCAGCCATTCGCTGCAGAAAATGCTGCAGGAACAATTGATCACCATTCGCAATGACCGCTATGTGATTCCCGTCAAGCAGGAGTACCGCGGACAAATCGGCGGCATCGTGCATGACCAGTCGGCTTCGGGCGCAACGTTGTTTATCGAACCGGAAGCGGTCGTCGCGTTGAACAACAAGTTGCGGGAGCTTACCTTGCGCGAGCAAAAAGAAATCGAAAAAATACTCGCCGCGCTTTCCGCCAAAGTCGGGGAGGAGTCGGATTCGCTGTTGGCAAACGCCGATCTGTTGGCCCGGCTGGACTTTATTTTTGCCAAAGCCGAGTACGCCCGGGCGATTCAGGCGACGCTGCCGGTCATGAACGACAGAGGCTTTTTTAAACTGAAAAAATCCCGCCATCCGCTCATCACAGGCGAAGTCGTTCCGATTGACGTCGAGCTCGGAAACGCCGCTTATTCCATGATCATTACGGGGCCGAATACCGGCGGGAAAACGGTCACGCTAAAGACGGTCGGGCTTCTGCACGTCATGGCCATGGCCGGAATGTTTATCCCTGCGGAAGACGGCAGCCAACTTTGCGTGTTTGATGCCATCTTTGCCGACATTGGGGACGAGCAGAGCATTGAGCAGAACTTGAGCACGTTTTCCAGCCATCTGACGAATATCATTTCCATTTTGCGGGAGATGACGCCCAAAAGTCTCGTTTTGCTGGATGAGGTTGGGGCGGGCACCGATCCCGCCGAAGGCTCGGCGCTCGCCATCGCGATTTTGGAACATATCCATGCAACGGGCTGCCGCCTGATTGCCACCACGCATTACAGCGAGTTAAAAGCGTACGCATACAACCGCAAAGGAGTAGTCAACGCCAGCATGGAATTTGACGTGCAGACGTTGAGCCCCACTTACCGGTTGCTGATCGGCATACCCGGACGCAGCAATGCGTTTGCGATCGCCGAAAGGCTGGGGCTGCCGAAACGGATTATCGCGAGCGCGCAAAGCCAGGTCGGCGAAGAGGATCAACGGGTTGACAGCATGATTGCTTCCCTGGAGGCGAATCGGCTCGGCGCGGAGGCCGAGCGGCAATCCGCGGAACAATTGCGCAGGGAATTGGAGCGGATGAAGCAAGAGCTTGCCGAAGAACGCCGCAAATGGGAAGATGAACGGGAAAAAAGGCTGGCCAAAGCCATCCGCGAAGCGGATGAACTGGTGGCGAAAGCAAAGCGCGAAGCGGCAGCCGTCATTGCCGATTTGCGGCGAATGGCCCTGGAAGAAGGCGCGTCCATCAAAGAGCACAAATTGATCGAGGCGAAACGGAAGCTTGAGCAGGCCGCACCGGAGCTTCCGCGCAAAAAGCCTGGGAAAAACGGCGGAAAAGCAATCAGGGTGAATCCCGGCGATGAAGTGCTCGTAACGCATTTGGGGCAAAAAGGGCATGTCGTTGAATTGGCCGGTCCCAAAGAAGCCGTCGTGCAACTCGGCATTATGAAAATGAAAGTGGACATCGCCGATTTGGAACTTGTCGCGGAGCAAGCGCCGCAAAAACAATGGGAGCGCGTTGCCGCGGGCATAAAACGCACCCGCGACGAACACGTGCGCACGGAGCTCGATCTGCGGGGCATGTCGCTTGCCGACGCGCTATCGGAAGTGGAAAAATTTTTGGATGAAGCGTTTTTGGCGAACTTGCATACGATCAGCATCATCCACGGCAAAGGCACGGGCGTGCTGCGCGGCGGCATTCAGGAGCATTTGCGCCGGCACAAGCATGTCAAAAGCTACCGGCTCGGCAACTACGGCGAGGGCGGCGCGGGCGTGACCGTTGTGGACCTGGCGTAAACATCCGTTTTGAAACCGGACTTGTGGCGCAAGCGTAAAAATGGGTAGGTTACGCTACAAGAGGTGAGAAAATGGATAACGGCGAAGTGGACCGTATGCTGAGCTATCCGTTTCTGGAGACGATCGCTTTTTTTTCCGTGACAATCCTAACTCTCATCGTGTTTCTTTCTGTTTTCGAATTCGTAACAACATACAACAATTGGGAAGAAATCAAGCGCGGAAACGTCGCGGTGGCTTTGGCGACAGGCGGCAAAATTTTCGGCATCTGCAACATTTTCCGGTTTGCGATTGCGCACAACGACTCCGTTTATCATGCGCTTGTCTGGGGAATCTTCGGCTTTATTTTATTGTTGGTCGCTTACTTTTTATTCGAATTTTTGACTCCGGCCTTTAAAATCGATCAGGAAATTAAAGGCGACAACCGCGCAGTGGGGTTCATCTCGTTCACGATTTCGGTTGCGCTTTCTTATGTGATCGGGGCCAGCGTCATATAAGCGGGAAGGTACATCCCAGGAAAGGAACGGTTGGCGATGAAATATTTGCCCAAAACGTTATACTTGTTGGCCATTGTTTTTATCATTATCGGCATTGTATATTTTATTCAGCACACGTAAGGAGTCCGAATCATGAGCAAAAGGCAAATTTGTCCGTGGTGCGCCACGGAAATCGTATGGGATGAGGAAATCGGGCCGGAAGCGTACTGCCCGCATTGTTTCAACGAGTTGGGCGAATACCGCACGGTGCATGTCGAGCTGGATCCCCCCGACAAGGTTGATGATGACGGGAAAAAGGACAACAAACCCGGCTCGGTGATTCAATTTCCGGCAACCGCCAAAAATCCGTCCGGCGAGGTGAAAAAAGGGCTGATCGATTGGGACAACTTGACAGTAAAGGAACTGGGCGTTGTCCGCTTCGCCGAAGCCGTGCAAGCGTTGATCGATGCGCAGGACGAAGCTCCGGAATGCCCGCATTGCCGGGAATTGATGCTCCGCATCGGGACGCGCACGGTTGCGGAAAGCGAGTTTACTCCGCTTGTTCCCGCCGAATTG contains:
- a CDS encoding endonuclease MutS2, with protein sequence MNEKLLHMLEFDKIIRKCAAFAATSLGKELVTALVPSPDLQEVKRRLTETDEASQVIRLKGGAPFGGIRDIRAAVKRAAKGGVISPHDLLDIANTAAAGRKLKRFLLSVHDDKPIRSIAALAAQLAELKPLEASIQSCIDDSGQILDSASAELAHIRSDIRAGEARVREKLEQMVRSHSLQKMLQEQLITIRNDRYVIPVKQEYRGQIGGIVHDQSASGATLFIEPEAVVALNNKLRELTLREQKEIEKILAALSAKVGEESDSLLANADLLARLDFIFAKAEYARAIQATLPVMNDRGFFKLKKSRHPLITGEVVPIDVELGNAAYSMIITGPNTGGKTVTLKTVGLLHVMAMAGMFIPAEDGSQLCVFDAIFADIGDEQSIEQNLSTFSSHLTNIISILREMTPKSLVLLDEVGAGTDPAEGSALAIAILEHIHATGCRLIATTHYSELKAYAYNRKGVVNASMEFDVQTLSPTYRLLIGIPGRSNAFAIAERLGLPKRIIASAQSQVGEEDQRVDSMIASLEANRLGAEAERQSAEQLRRELERMKQELAEERRKWEDEREKRLAKAIREADELVAKAKREAAAVIADLRRMALEEGASIKEHKLIEAKRKLEQAAPELPRKKPGKNGGKAIRVNPGDEVLVTHLGQKGHVVELAGPKEAVVQLGIMKMKVDIADLELVAEQAPQKQWERVAAGIKRTRDEHVRTELDLRGMSLADALSEVEKFLDEAFLANLHTISIIHGKGTGVLRGGIQEHLRRHKHVKSYRLGNYGEGGAGVTVVDLA
- a CDS encoding phage holin family protein codes for the protein MNFLGQIVRFIVAALVLMFVGFVVPQFTVGSFWSALFLALVIALIGWVIEGIWGKRITPFGRGIVGFAVSALVIWLAQFVVGGVRVTWIGAILAALVIGIIDLFIPISNPFEAGKNGGRNETAK
- a CDS encoding DUF350 domain-containing protein: MDNGEVDRMLSYPFLETIAFFSVTILTLIVFLSVFEFVTTYNNWEEIKRGNVAVALATGGKIFGICNIFRFAIAHNDSVYHALVWGIFGFILLLVAYFLFEFLTPAFKIDQEIKGDNRAVGFISFTISVALSYVIGASVI
- a CDS encoding cupredoxin domain-containing protein produces the protein MKKAALALVSAALILSLAACGGNKDDNSAASDNTNATANTEIVLHASNFKYDQEEYHVKAGEPVKITLDEQEGVHGAESKELGFNLDPNKKSVVITPEKPGTYEIKCSVPCGTGHADMKTKLVVE